ATATGACTGCCAAGAAAAATCCGAGGCCATTCGCCTCGCTGTACTGGCTCCGAAGGTATGGCGGGAATAAGGAAATCCGACATCTCTTTCAGCGAGAGTACAGAGCAGTTGCTCTCCATCGGTGTAGCCATTAAGTCCAGACCACGCAGATCCAATCGCCGCAGGCTCAAATATGGTGATATTCGGAGAATTTGGATAGTCCCTCTTCAATACCGCAGCTTTGGCTGCGATTGCTGCCGCTTTGGGACCTCCGCCGACTACTGCTATTTCATGAGGCATTGAGGAGCGTCACTCCCAGACTCGTTGATTATTGTGATTGATACTGCGGAGTTCACCGCAACGGTTATGATTTTGCAACTACCTAAATGTACTATAAATCTGATATCAACCGGAATTGCGCATGTCCTTTGATGAAATCACCGCTACATAGGGAGTGCATGTAACACTTTTTTGCAGTTCTCCGACTGAATACTGAATTTTTTGGGCAATCGGCCTGCTTGCATGCAGCGCCGACTACCCTTCAACAGTCCATCCCGTAGCCCTGTCAAGGTGCAGGCACCCTTCCAAGATCATTCATCCGCCTCAGCGCCTCCTCACGCTGCGCTTGATCTGCTCCACCACCGGCACATCGGACTGGTCGATGCCCTTAGCGCCCATGATGTGCTCGGCGATGGCCCGCGTCAGCACTGGCACCTCGGCATCGCGCAAGATGTTGTAAACGAGATTCCGGCACTCTCCCAGCCTGAACCAGTCGCTGCGTCGGCTGATGTCCTTGGCCCGGATAGCCTAGAGATCAGCCTAGCCGTACATCCGCAGCGCCGCGTCGATATGTACCAGGTCGGCCTGATGTCGCGTGATCTGCCGCTCCAGTTCCGAATTATTGCTGGTCGCTGCCATTGAGAAAATGATAACTGAGGCGCGCAAAGTCGCCGCTGCTTCCCGCTGGCCGGCCCTGTCAATGGTCGGCGGCTTCGCCCTATTCACACTCGTCGTCTCTTACTTTGATGCAGGCTGACCAGGTCAAGAACGGAGTTGGCAGACTTCAAGGGAGCATTTCCTAAGAGTATGTTACCTGAAGGTACATCTCTCGAGGTTCATGGAATGCCGTGTCTTGTCGGAAGCACTCTGGACGCGCGGCGCGACATAGCTTATATACGCGCATCAGGTGCATGCGTGAAAGTGGATTTCCATGCGGCGTTTCGGTCCAGGCACTGCGGGAAGAAAAGTACGATCAGCCAATCGGTCGGTCATGTCCCTGCTTGTTGTCTGGTTCACTATGGCTGCCTTGGTAGTCTATCAAATGCCTGCCCTGGGTGGAGTCGCACAGGCCATGCCGATGCCGATGCCGGCATCAGCCGCGGTGTTGGACATTGAGATCCCCTGCAACGATATGGGGCAGGCGGTCGACACAACTACGGCGAGCGCTAGCGCCATGCCTCATTCTGCGACGTCATGCTGGGACCCGTCATCTTTAGATTCCGGAGAGATTATCGACCACTCATGCCCATTGATGGGTGGCTGTTTCTCAATGTGTGCATCCATCACCCCCAGATTCGCCAGCTTCCGGGTGGCTGAGCGGTTGATGGAACACCTCGGCTTTATTGATGACATAGGGGCTCCCCACTCGGTACCCCCTCTCCAGAGACCACCCAAGTACCTCTGACGACATTTTTGTAACCGGGCATCCGGTACGCCCGCGCTCCAGCCGCGTGACCAACCGTCCGCGTCTTGCGTGGAGGATGCCCTGCGCATACGTCGTCATAGGTAGCTATCATGAAACCAAGCATGGTCTTGGCTGTCCTGCTCGCCGTTGCGGTGGGTGGTGGCGGCGGTGTCCTGCTCGAGCGCCAAGTGCTATCCGCCGAGAACGCTGCTCAGCAGCAGACCAGTACGGGCCCTCGTATCCTGTACTGGTGGGATCCGATGATCCCGGACTTCAAGAGCGACAAACCCGGCAAATCGCCGATGGGCATGGACATGGTGCCCGTCTACGAGGGTCAGGAGCCTGGCAGGGCCGAGGAGAAGGGCGTCGTCACGGTCTCCCCTGTCTCCATTAACAACCTCGGCGTCCGCACGACTGCAGTTGAGCGGGCAACGCTGATCCCGATTGTCGAGACGTTCGGTTCGATCACCTTCGACGAGAGCCGAACCTCCCATCTGCACGTTCGCGCCAAAGGATGGATAGAACGGCTCCACACCCGAGTTCTGGGGGAATACGTCGAGCGCGGCCAACTTTTGATGGAGGTCTTCTCGCCGGACCTCATCACAGCGGCCTACGAGTTCGTACGCGAGGCCGAACGGGGGCCTTCCGGCAACACCGAGGGTGCCCGGCGCAAGCTGGTCGCATTGGGCGTTTCCGACCGCCAAATCGAGGAGATCCGCAAAACCCGGGCCGTCCCTGAGCGGATCATGATCTACGCGCCTCAGACCGGTGTTGTCGAGGCCCTCGGGGTGGCTGAAGGCATGTACGTCGAGTCGGACGTGACGCTCATGTCCATCGTCGATTACGCCTCGGTTTGGGTAATGGCGGAGGTCCTGGAGAGCCAGGTTGGCCTAGTGTCCCGTGGCATGCAGGCGGAAGTGCGGGTGGCGAGTCAGCCCGGCCGGGTCTGGACAGGCACCGTCGACTACGTCTACCCGGAACTAAGGCCGGACACTCGGACGGCCCGGCTACGCATCCGCCTCGCCAATCCCGACCACGCCCTCCAGCCCAACATGTTCGCGTCGGTCCGCGTGGCTACCCGTGCCAGAGAGGATGTCATCGCAATTCCGAATGGCGCCCTCATCCGGACTGGGCAAGCCGAGCGTGCTGTGCTGGCGCTGGGCGACGGCCGCTTCAAGCCAGTGCCGGTCAAGGCGGGCCTAACAGTCGGTGACATGGTCGAGATTACCGACGGTCTCAAGGAAGGCGACCGCGTCGTCACCTCCGCCCAGTTCCTGATCGACAGTGAGAGCAGCCTGTCGGCTGGATTCGCGAGCATGCAGGAAGTCGAGCAGCCGCAGGTGGTGGAGGCGGCAGCGGCAGTACCTGCCATGGGAGAGGGCGAAGTCACAGCTATCGCTGCCGATGGCAGTAAGGTGACCATCAGCCATGGACCGATCCCAGAGCTCTCCTGGCCCGCCATGACCATGGAGTTCGCTGTTGACCCCGGTGCTTCAGTCCAGGGGTTCGCCCTCGGCGATCGGGTTCGCTTCGGCGTTATCAAGGCGCCGGATAATACCTACACGGCCGCCACTATTGAGCGCCTCGGCGGCGCGGGGCGGACGCCGTGATCGAGCGCCTGATCCATTGGTCTGTGGGCAACCGTGGCATCGTTCTGCTGCTCGCCGCCATGCTGGCGGGGTGGGGCATCTGGGCAGTGCGCAACACGCCCGTAGACGCCATTCCGGACCTCTCCGACGTGCAGGTTATCGTCAAAACCACCTATCCAGGCCAGGCCCCCCAAGTAGTCGAGGACCAGGTCACATATCCGCTCTCGACCGCCTTTCTCGCAGTTCCCGGCGCGATGACGGTCCGTGGCATCTCAATGTTCGGGGACAGCTACGTCTACGTGCTGTTCGAGGAGGGCACAGACCTCTACTGGGCGCGCTCACGCGTCCTGGAATACCTGAGCCAAGTCGCCCCGCGGCTGCCGCCGGGCGCCCGCCCGGCGCTCGGACCGGATGCCACAGGGGTGGGCTGGATCTTCCAGTACACCCTCGTGGATCGGACCGGGCGGCACGACATCAGCCAGCTTCGGACCCTCCAGGACTGGTTCCTGAAGTTTGAGCTCCAAGCTACCCCCGGCGTCGCCGAGGTGGCACCCATTGGCGGCATGGTCCGTCAGTATCAGGTCGTTGTTGATCCCGTCGCGCTCCGGGCCTACGGGCTGCCGTTGGCGCAAGTGCGCGAGGCCATCGAGCGTGCCAACCAGGAGTCCGGCGGCTCAGTGCTGGAGATGGCCGAGGCCGAGTACATGGTCCGGGCCAGCGGCTACATCAAAGGCGTCGACGATCTCCGCAGTGTGCCGGTCAAGGCCAACCCCGGCGGCGTTCCGGTACTTCTCCAGGATATCGCCCAAATCCAACTAGGACCCGAGCTTCGCCGTGGTGTCAGTGAACTCGATGGCCAGGGCGAGGTGGTCGGCGGCGTGGTCATCATGCGTTGGGGTGAGAATGCACTGGCTACCATCGACGCTATCAGAGCCAAGCTCGAGCGCCTGCGCCAAAGTCTGCCTGACGGTGTCGAAATCGTCACGACCTATGACCGCTCTGGCCTGATCGAGCGCGCCATCGACAACCTTAAGGATAAACTGACAGAGGAGTCCATCGTTGTCGTCCTGGTGTGCGCGGCGTTCCTCCTGCACCTGCGCTCTTCGCTGGTCATCATCCTGACGCTCCCCCTTGGCATTCTAGCGGCCTTCATCGTGATGCATGCCCAGGGTATCAACGCCAACATCATGTCGCTGGGTGGCATCGCCATCGCCATTGGCGCCATGGTCGATGCCGCCATCGTGATGATCGAGAACCTGCATCGGCGCATCGAGCACGAACCACTTACTCCAGAGAACCGCTGGCGCGTAGTAGGCGAGACGGCGGCAGAGGTCGGCCCGCCGCTGTTCTTCTCGCTCGTCATCATCACGCTCAGCTTTCTGCCGGTTTTCGCACTGGAGGCCCAGGAAGGGCGGATGTTCAAGCCGCTGGCCTTCACCAAGACCTACGCCATGGCAGCCGCCGCAGTGCTGTCGGTGACACTCGTTCCGGTGCTGATGGGCTATTTCGTACGCGGTCGGATCGTCCCCGAACATAGGAACCCGATCAACAACCTATTCATTTGGCTCTACCAGCCGATGCTGCGCGGAGCCCTTGCAGCACCGTGGATCACCATCCTTGCCGCAGTGGTGCTGATGGCAAGTATGGCGTGGCCCCTCCAGCGCATTGGTTCGGAGTTCATGCCGGACTTGGACGAGGGCGACCTGCTCTACATGCCGAGCCTGATGCCGGACGTCTCCATCGGTAAGGCGCGTGAAGTGCTCCAGCAGACCGACCGGCTCATCAAGACTGTGCCAGAGGTCGAGGCCGTCCACGGCAAGATCGGCCGTGCCGAGACAGCCACGGACCCGGCGCCGATCTCCATGTTCGAAACGACCATCAAGTTGAAGCCGAGCGAACAGTGGCGGCCCGGCATGACCATGGCGGGCATCCGGGCGGAACTCGACCGGGCGGTGAGGGTGCCCGGCGTGACGAACGTCTGGATCATGCCGATCAAGAACCGGATCGACATGCTGGCCACCGGTGTGAAGACCCCGGTTGGAATCAAGGTCTCCGGGCCCGATCTTGCCGAAATCGGCCGCATCGCTGCACACGTTGAGGCGGCGGTCAGGACGGTCCCGGGCACGGCCTCGGCCTACGCCGAGCGGCCTGTCGGCGGCCGCTATATCGACGTGGACGTCGACCGTCGGGCAGCCGCCCGGTACGGCCTGAACATCGCCGACGTGCAGCAGGTAGTCCGAACCGCCATCGGCGGCGAGGAGGTCACGCAGAGCATCGAGGGCCTTCAGCGGTTCCCGGTCAACGTCCGCTATCCCCGAGAGTGGCGCGACAGCCCTGACGCGTTGGCCACACTGCCCATCGTGACACCGAGCGGCGCCCACATCGCGCTCGGCGACGTGGCCAAGGTCCGCATCGAGGACGGTCCCGGTATGATCCGCACCGAGAATGCCCGGCTGGGCGGCTGGGTGTTCGTCGACATCGCGGACCGCGACCTCGGTGGCTACGTAGCTGACGCCAAGGAGGTTGTTGGCCATGCCGTCCGGTTACCACCCGGCTACTCGATGACGTGGTCAGGACAGTTCGAGTATCTGGAGCGCGTCCAGGGCCGTCTCACCGCCATCGCGCCGCTCACGGTGGCGCTGATCGCGCTGATGCTCTGGCTGACGTTCCGGCGTCTGGGTGAGGTGCTGATCGTCATGGCGTCGCTGCCGGTGGCGCTGGCGGGCGGCATCTGGCTGCTGTGGTACCTGGGCTTCAACCTGTCGGTCGCGGTGGGCGTCGGCTTCATCGCGCTGGCGGGCGTGGCTGTGGAAACAGCTATTGTGATGCTCGTTTATCTGAACCTGGCACTCAAGCGTCATCAGGCCGAAGCTTTGGCTGCCGGGCGACCGATGACGGTCCGCGACATTGAAGAGGCTGTCATCGAGGGCGCCCTGCTCCGATTGCGCCCCAAGGTGATGACGGTGGCGACCATCTTCGCGGGCCTGTTCCCGATCATGGTGGGCGAGGGCACCGGCTCCGAGGTCATGAGACGTATCGCCACTCCCATGGTCGGGGGCATGGCAAGCACAACGGCCCTGACGCTCATCGTCATCCCGGCCGTCTACCTGGTCTGGCAACGGTTTCTCCTGCGGAACACGGCCGTTGCCGCCGCGGACGACGTCCGCACGCTGGGTTCCGCGCATCCCGCAGAGTGAAGGAAAACATCATGAACGCATACAAGACCGTCATCGCCGTCACCGTCGCAACGCTCCTGACTGGACCGGCCCTGGCCCAATCGAACCAAGACATGCAGGGGATGAACATGGGGGCGCAGGCGACCCAGCCCATCACAGGCAAGGGTGTGGTAAAGAAGGTGGACCCAGCCAAGAAGACGATCAACCTGAACCACGAGGCTATCCCCGCCATCAGCTGGCCCGCGATGACGATGGATTTCCAGGTCGCACCGAATGTTGACCTCTCGAAAGTGCAGCCGGGGCAGCCGGTTGACTTCAGGTTGGAAAAGGGGAACGGGGGCAACTACACCGTCACGAGCGTTACGCCCGCGGCGAAGTGACAGCAGCCCGGAGCCACGCGCCAACCAGGACGTGGCTCCGAAACCCCCATGCCCGCCTGCCGAGGACCGTCAGTCTGCGGCGGCCGAGGTTACGGCAGCCTTGATCCCGCTGGATACGGGCAACTCGCTGCCCCTCCTTCGCCTGATCCGATGCCCCTGTCGTTCAGGTGGCCGTCCTGTCAATAGTTACTTCCAGCTTCTCAACGCCACCCGCACACATCGCTAGGCAGAAAATGGATATCCCTCTCTCCTATCTGACGGAACGCATCCTTCAACTGTGCGATTGGATTGTCACGAGCGTGTTTCCGAATGCGCATTGGTGGCTCCACATCATCGGACATATCGTCCTCGTGGCGATGCCGTTGGCGTTTCTAGGTTTGCTGGGCACATGGCTCATTGGCATCCTCCGTCGACGTCTCTCGAGCAGACCGACGCCAAGGCCAAGTGATCTGGCCTCACCATTTCCTTCGAACGTTTTCGTTTACATCCTCAGGCACACTCGCAGAACGCAAGCCATTCTGCTTGCGGCTGCGCTGGTAACGCTTCCGCTCCTTTATGCGGTCCTAGAGCTTCCGAAGCAGATCATCAACAAAGCCTTAGCCACAGAGGCTGAAACGGTCTCAGTACTAGGAGTCTCACTTTCTCGGTACGAGCTACTTATCCTGTTATGCGCACTCTTCCTAGTGGCTGTCCTTGCAAGCGGGAGCGTGAAGTATTTCATCAACCTCATGAAGGGGCATCTCGCGGAGAGTATGATGCGCAGGATGCGTTTCACTGCCTTCCGCGCCTGGTCCCGCGGAAAGAAGCCGTGCGACCACTCGCAAATCATTCCAGTGCTTGTTCAAGAAGTAGAACCGATTGCCGGGTTCACTGGCGAAGCTTTCTTGACACCGGTTTTTCAGGGCGGAACGTTCCTCACCATTCTGGTCTTCATGGTCCTTCAGGACCCGGTTCTCGGTGCTGCCGCCTTGGCGTTGGTCCCGGTTCAGATCGCAATCATCCCACGCCTCCAACGCCGTGTCAGCGCTCTGTCACGCGAACGGTCGAGGGAACTGCGGTCGTTCGGCTCTGCGGTGGCTGATGCTGACCCGCGCGATTATCATGGGCGGCCTCAACCCGTGCTTCCCGTTGCGAGATCCCTGAAAAAGGTGCAGGCGATCCGTCTGGAAATTTACCGTCGGAAGTTTCTCATCAAGGGCCTGAACAATTTCATCAATCATCTCACGCCGTTCTTTTTCTACACAATCGGTGGGTACCTGGTGATCGAGGGGCGGCTCACCCTGGGTGCAATGGTTGCGGTCCTGGCTGCCCACAAGGATATGGCAGCGCCGCTTCGGGAACTCCTCGGTTACTACCAAGCCATGGATGACGTTCGGGCACGGTACGAGGAGATACGCCGGTTCTTATCGGACCAAGCGGACGCCGATCGGGTTCAGGTCTTCTGTGACAAAGAGATTGAAGCGCCGGCGTCAGCGGAAAATGTTGGCGCAACCATAGCGACGAGCGTTGTTGCGGCGATCGGCAGGTGAGTTTGGTGACCGCCTGCAAACGCTGGGTACCAGCCTGCTTCGAAGTTCGGATGGGGTTGGATCGAAGTGCCTGAGCAACTGTTTTCCCCGAAAGGCGATGAGGCTTCACGGATGCGAAGCGGCACCGGCAAGTTACTGCGGATCGTGTTGACATGCCTGCTTATGCTGGCCGCGTTCACCGTGCCTTTCGTGCAGAGCGCCGCATTAGCGTGCGACAGCCAAGTCTTGACTTCCTACGAGTGGCCGCTCCACGGCGTAGGTGACCACGCTGCCCACAAGGCTAATCATTCGGACTATTACGCCCAGCAGCGCGACATGGCTTGCGAGGATATGGATGGCACCAATGTCCAGTGCCCCGCCGGCGTGCCGTGCATGCTTATGAACCCGGGTCTACCCGTGTCCGGATCTCTCCTTCCAATTGGCCCGCCGTCCGTGGCGGACTTTCTCTCTAGCGTCAGGCTGTTGAACGGCATTGAACTCGATCCTGTCCTGCGCCCTCCTCTACCGCCCGTTTGAACGGGCCGGAACGACCTGCCGCTTGATCTAAGCTTCGGCCCTCCAAACGCCATTCGTTCCATAGAACCGTGGGCAACCTGCATCCGGGGTCCGCGTATACAACGCTCCGACAGGTTTCTCTCGACGAACGAACTTTATCAGTTGCGGACTAGCCGTTGCCTTATGGCCGTGAGGCAGTTCCGAGGGAGGACATCATGAAGAGTTTTACTCGCGTAACGCGCTTGCCCGCCCGCTCGGCTGCGCGTGCTGGGTCGAGGATGCCGCTCGTGGAGGCAGTGAATGAAAACGACCCTGATCACGCCAGTCATGCCGGATGGCTGGCAGCCTTCCGGCGCTACCTAGCGATCATCGCCCTTGGCAACCTCGCGTGGGAGTTCCTTCACATGCCGCTTTACACGCTTTGGGAAACCGGGACAGTGGGCGAGATCGTGTTCGCCGCCGTTCATTGTACCGGGGGCGACATCCTGATTGCGCTGGCTTCTCTGGTAGCGGCCCTCCTCTTGATGGGGAGCGGTGACTGGCCCCAGGGCCGGTTCATGCCCGTGGCAGCCCTGACCATCGCATTCGGCCTTGGCTATACCGTCTTTAGTGAGTGGCTGAACATCGAGGTTCGGGGGACCTGGGCTTATTCCGACTTGATGCCCGTGATGCCCTGGTTGGGAGCCGGCCTCTCGCCGGTGGCGCAATGGCTGGTCATCCCGATCATGGCATTCCATTCGATCCACCCGCGCCGGGTGTCCGATCGTCTCGAAGAAATATCTTGACCTTCCAAAGGCTGGAAGGTCGAACCTATATCCCTTGGCCCGGTGCTTCTGCCGGGCAGGCGTTCGTCCTGCAGGTCCAAGAATGTATTCGGATCGTGGGAGCGCTCGAGGAAATGGAGGACCATCATGGCTGATCTGCATCACGGCCACACGCCTCACGGCCATCACCACGGACGTGATAGCGGGCTGAAGGTGAAGGATCCCGTCTGCGGGATGGACGTCGACCCCACGACATCTAAGCACCGTGCCGAACACGGCGGGCAGACCTTTCACTTCTGCTCGGCCCGCTGCCACGATAAGTTTGTCGCGAATCCTGAGCGTTACCTGAAACCTACGGCCAAGCCCGGTGACCCAGGGCATGCGGAACAATCCTCTCCTCAGAATGGGGTTGTCTATACCTGTCCGATGCACCCGGAGATCCGCCAGGAGGGGCCAGGTAACTGCCCGATCTGCGGAATGGCTCTGGAACCCGTCGCGGGTGGCGTGGAGGGTGAGCCAAATCCCGAACTCGCCGACATGACCAAGCGGTTCTGGGTAGGCACGGCCTTCACCGTACCCCTCTTCATCCTTGAGATGGCGGCCCACATCCCCGGTGTGGGGCTGCACGGTGCTATCTCGCCCCAGACCTCCCTGTGGATCCAGTTCCTGCTGGCTACGCCCGTGGTGCTATGGGCAGGCTGGCCGCTGCTCGAGCGCGGCTGGCGGTCCTTCGTGACCCGCCGACTAAACATGTTCTCGCTGATCGCGCTCGGTGTCGGCGCCGCTTACCTGTTCAGCCTAGTCGCTACTTTCCTGCCCGGCGTCTTTCCGGCCGGGTTCCGGGATGCGGAGGGGCTGGTGGCGGTCTACTACGAGGCCGCAGCCGTTATCACCGTGCTGGTCCTGCTTGGGCAGGTCCTGGAGCTTCGGGCGCGCGAGCGCACTGGTGGTGCCATCAAGGCCCTGTTAAACTTGGCACCCAAGACTGCCCGACGCATCCACGACGGTGCGGACGACGAGGAAATCTCGTTAGACCAGGTGCATACAGGCGACCGGCTCCGCGTCAGACCCGGCGAGGGTGTGCCCGTCGATGGGCTTGTCCTGGAGGGTCGGAGTGCGGTGGACGAGTCCATGGTGACTGGCGAGTCCCTGCCGGTCGAGAAGGAACCCGGTACCAAGTTGATCGGCGGTACCATAAACCAGACCGGCTCGTTGGTCATGGTGGCAGAGAGGGTTGGCTCCGACACCATGCTGTCGCGCATCGTGAACATGGTCGCCGAAGCCCAGCGGAGCCGGGCGCCGATTCAGCGCCTCGCCGACATTGTATCGTCGTGGTTCGTGCCGTCCGTGATCGTTGTCGCAATCCTGGCGTTCGCTGGGTGGATGATCTGGGGGCCGTCGCCGGCCTTCGCCTACGCGCTCATCGCCGCCGTATCGGTCCTCATCATTGCGTGCCCCTGCGCCCTGGGGCTGGCCACGCCGATGTCGATCATGGTGGGCGTGGGCAAGGGGGCGTCGACAGGCGTGCTGATCAAGAACGCCGAGGCGTTGGAGCGGTTCGAGAAGGTCACCACGCTCGTCGTCGACAAGACCGGCACCTTGACCGAAGGCAAACCCCGTGTGACTGCTGTGATCCCTGCTGCTGGGCTCGATGAAGTGACCATTCTCTCCCTCGCGGCCAGCCTGGAACGCTCGAGCGAGCACCCCCTGGCGGCAGCCATCGCCGCCGCTGCCCGCGAGCGGGACCTGCCCATCGAGGAGGTCTCGGATTTCGCCTCGGTCACCGGCA
This Skermanella mucosa DNA region includes the following protein-coding sequences:
- a CDS encoding efflux RND transporter periplasmic adaptor subunit; this translates as MKPSMVLAVLLAVAVGGGGGVLLERQVLSAENAAQQQTSTGPRILYWWDPMIPDFKSDKPGKSPMGMDMVPVYEGQEPGRAEEKGVVTVSPVSINNLGVRTTAVERATLIPIVETFGSITFDESRTSHLHVRAKGWIERLHTRVLGEYVERGQLLMEVFSPDLITAAYEFVREAERGPSGNTEGARRKLVALGVSDRQIEEIRKTRAVPERIMIYAPQTGVVEALGVAEGMYVESDVTLMSIVDYASVWVMAEVLESQVGLVSRGMQAEVRVASQPGRVWTGTVDYVYPELRPDTRTARLRIRLANPDHALQPNMFASVRVATRAREDVIAIPNGALIRTGQAERAVLALGDGRFKPVPVKAGLTVGDMVEITDGLKEGDRVVTSAQFLIDSESSLSAGFASMQEVEQPQVVEAAAAVPAMGEGEVTAIAADGSKVTISHGPIPELSWPAMTMEFAVDPGASVQGFALGDRVRFGVIKAPDNTYTAATIERLGGAGRTP
- a CDS encoding heavy metal translocating P-type ATPase; the encoded protein is MADLHHGHTPHGHHHGRDSGLKVKDPVCGMDVDPTTSKHRAEHGGQTFHFCSARCHDKFVANPERYLKPTAKPGDPGHAEQSSPQNGVVYTCPMHPEIRQEGPGNCPICGMALEPVAGGVEGEPNPELADMTKRFWVGTAFTVPLFILEMAAHIPGVGLHGAISPQTSLWIQFLLATPVVLWAGWPLLERGWRSFVTRRLNMFSLIALGVGAAYLFSLVATFLPGVFPAGFRDAEGLVAVYYEAAAVITVLVLLGQVLELRARERTGGAIKALLNLAPKTARRIHDGADDEEISLDQVHTGDRLRVRPGEGVPVDGLVLEGRSAVDESMVTGESLPVEKEPGTKLIGGTINQTGSLVMVAERVGSDTMLSRIVNMVAEAQRSRAPIQRLADIVSSWFVPSVIVVAILAFAGWMIWGPSPAFAYALIAAVSVLIIACPCALGLATPMSIMVGVGKGASTGVLIKNAEALERFEKVTTLVVDKTGTLTEGKPRVTAVIPAAGLDEVTILSLAASLERSSEHPLAAAIAAAARERDLPIEEVSDFASVTGKGVTGNVGGRTVALGNAAMMRDQGIALGDLAARADELRGEGATALFAAIDGQPGGVIAVADPIKASTPEALRALREDGVDIVMLTGDNRTTAEAVARKLGIDKVEAEVLPEDKNQVVKHLKAQGRIVAMAGDGVNDAPALAEADVGVAMGTGTDVAIQSAGVTLVKGDLAGIARARVLSRATMRNIRQNLFLAFVYNAIGVPIAAGLLYPLFGWTLSPIIAAAAMALSSVSVIGNALRLRTLQL
- a CDS encoding copper-binding protein, which translates into the protein MNAYKTVIAVTVATLLTGPALAQSNQDMQGMNMGAQATQPITGKGVVKKVDPAKKTINLNHEAIPAISWPAMTMDFQVAPNVDLSKVQPGQPVDFRLEKGNGGNYTVTSVTPAAK
- a CDS encoding efflux RND transporter permease subunit, producing MIERLIHWSVGNRGIVLLLAAMLAGWGIWAVRNTPVDAIPDLSDVQVIVKTTYPGQAPQVVEDQVTYPLSTAFLAVPGAMTVRGISMFGDSYVYVLFEEGTDLYWARSRVLEYLSQVAPRLPPGARPALGPDATGVGWIFQYTLVDRTGRHDISQLRTLQDWFLKFELQATPGVAEVAPIGGMVRQYQVVVDPVALRAYGLPLAQVREAIERANQESGGSVLEMAEAEYMVRASGYIKGVDDLRSVPVKANPGGVPVLLQDIAQIQLGPELRRGVSELDGQGEVVGGVVIMRWGENALATIDAIRAKLERLRQSLPDGVEIVTTYDRSGLIERAIDNLKDKLTEESIVVVLVCAAFLLHLRSSLVIILTLPLGILAAFIVMHAQGINANIMSLGGIAIAIGAMVDAAIVMIENLHRRIEHEPLTPENRWRVVGETAAEVGPPLFFSLVIITLSFLPVFALEAQEGRMFKPLAFTKTYAMAAAAVLSVTLVPVLMGYFVRGRIVPEHRNPINNLFIWLYQPMLRGALAAPWITILAAVVLMASMAWPLQRIGSEFMPDLDEGDLLYMPSLMPDVSIGKAREVLQQTDRLIKTVPEVEAVHGKIGRAETATDPAPISMFETTIKLKPSEQWRPGMTMAGIRAELDRAVRVPGVTNVWIMPIKNRIDMLATGVKTPVGIKVSGPDLAEIGRIAAHVEAAVRTVPGTASAYAERPVGGRYIDVDVDRRAAARYGLNIADVQQVVRTAIGGEEVTQSIEGLQRFPVNVRYPREWRDSPDALATLPIVTPSGAHIALGDVAKVRIEDGPGMIRTENARLGGWVFVDIADRDLGGYVADAKEVVGHAVRLPPGYSMTWSGQFEYLERVQGRLTAIAPLTVALIALMLWLTFRRLGEVLIVMASLPVALAGGIWLLWYLGFNLSVAVGVGFIALAGVAVETAIVMLVYLNLALKRHQAEALAAGRPMTVRDIEEAVIEGALLRLRPKVMTVATIFAGLFPIMVGEGTGSEVMRRIATPMVGGMASTTALTLIVIPAVYLVWQRFLLRNTAVAAADDVRTLGSAHPAE
- a CDS encoding ABC transporter ATP-binding protein, with protein sequence MDIPLSYLTERILQLCDWIVTSVFPNAHWWLHIIGHIVLVAMPLAFLGLLGTWLIGILRRRLSSRPTPRPSDLASPFPSNVFVYILRHTRRTQAILLAAALVTLPLLYAVLELPKQIINKALATEAETVSVLGVSLSRYELLILLCALFLVAVLASGSVKYFINLMKGHLAESMMRRMRFTAFRAWSRGKKPCDHSQIIPVLVQEVEPIAGFTGEAFLTPVFQGGTFLTILVFMVLQDPVLGAAALALVPVQIAIIPRLQRRVSALSRERSRELRSFGSAVADADPRDYHGRPQPVLPVARSLKKVQAIRLEIYRRKFLIKGLNNFINHLTPFFFYTIGGYLVIEGRLTLGAMVAVLAAHKDMAAPLRELLGYYQAMDDVRARYEEIRRFLSDQADADRVQVFCDKEIEAPASAENVGATIATSVVAAIGR